The following proteins are co-located in the Hemicordylus capensis ecotype Gifberg chromosome 11, rHemCap1.1.pri, whole genome shotgun sequence genome:
- the LOC128335752 gene encoding UAP56-interacting factor-like, producing the protein MEALGAAGQQEAETEAARAGSGPAAEEREEEIDLSLDDIIKRNRKGQMNPKARGNRWRQPLKNRNPAYGNGRPRFRSWAPRNGQGPNRFQGGFRKWQYYRKPFWNRAIGPKPRAAIRPIGISPLNWPASAQQGKPAETTLAGSSDGAAAATNTQQQGPPTRVKRFRPLGPSLPGQRPFQLNRRPAFLQRQSRFSFNRGQTESNAEGKPSRMRRWQLHPNSGAVLTISVSNPQASQMNGPGFKRPFLRGRSTPVKMSHHQPKGVPLRFNFRAMANQTSLTLDERFSGLRNKGRFSALRNAGRMVTLP; encoded by the exons ATGGAGGCGCTGGGCGCAgcggggcagcaggaggcagaaaCGGAGGCAGCCAGAGCAGGATCGGGGCCGGCCGCggaggagcgggaggaggagATCGACCTCTCGCTGG ATGACATCATAAAGCGCAACCGGAAAGGACAGATGAACCCAAAGGCACGCGGGAACAGATGGAGACAGCCACTCAAGAACAGGAATCCAGCCTATGGCAATGGGAGGCCTAGATTCCGGAGCTGGGCACCGCGAAATGGGCAAG GACCCAATAGGTTTCAAGGAGGTTTCCGAAAATGGCAGTACTACAGGAAGCCATTTTGGAACAGGGCAATTGGTCCCAAGCCGAGGGCAGCCATCCGGCCCATTGGCATCAGCCCACTCAATTGGCCGGCTTCTGCTCAACAG GGCAAGCCGGCTGAAACCACCCTGGCAGGGAGTAGCGatggtgcagcagcagccaccaacacCCAACAGCAGGGGCCTCCCACAAGGGTGAAGCGATTCAGACCTTTGGGACCTTCTTTGCCGGGGCAAAG GCCTTTCCAACTAAACCGAAGACCGGCTTTCTTGCAGAGACAATCCCGTTTCAGCTTTAACAGAGGG caaacAGAATCAAATGCAGAAGGAAAACCATCAAGGATGAGAAG GTGGCAGCTTCATCCCAACTCTGGAGCTGTCCTGACCATCTCTGTGTCTAACCCGCAAGCAAGTCAGATGAATGG GCCGGGCTTCAAGCGGCCCTTCCTGAGAGGGAGAAGCACCCCAGTGAAGATGAGCCACCATCAGCCCAAAGGGGTGCCCTTGAGGTTCAACTTCCGGGCCATGGCTAACCAG ACTAGCTTGACGTTGGACGAGAGGTTCTCCGGGCTGAGGAACAAAGGCCGCTTCTCAGCACTGAGGAACGCAGGCCGGATGGTCACTCTGCCGTAG